From Pseudonocardia autotrophica, one genomic window encodes:
- a CDS encoding Crp/Fnr family transcriptional regulator — MTASVDDAGGPMSQQRDPHVLVGVARPAAVSITSPFLLTEEPSIAQQIASLGEARRFRAGEFVYRQGSLSDYFYQVIEGRLRIYLTRADGSERVLSYAEPGAGIGESTCFDGLPRYASCVATVDSRLVAVSRRAVLEAGRREPEILMEITRRISRKARLFAMHIAADGLPARGRVALILDHLVEAYGVRCTEGVRLRTRYSLDELALILGVTRVTLSRELARLIGEGLVLRRGREIIVPDLAALRAVAGGYRP, encoded by the coding sequence ATGACGGCGTCCGTCGACGACGCCGGGGGCCCCATGTCACAGCAGCGTGATCCACACGTCCTCGTCGGAGTGGCGCGGCCGGCGGCGGTGTCGATCACCTCGCCGTTCCTGCTGACCGAGGAGCCCTCGATCGCCCAGCAGATCGCCTCGCTGGGCGAGGCCCGCCGCTTCCGGGCCGGCGAGTTCGTCTACCGGCAGGGCTCCCTGTCCGACTACTTCTACCAGGTGATCGAGGGCCGGCTGCGCATCTACCTGACCCGCGCCGACGGTTCCGAGCGCGTGCTGTCCTACGCCGAACCGGGCGCGGGCATCGGGGAGTCGACGTGCTTCGACGGGCTCCCCCGCTACGCCTCCTGCGTGGCCACCGTCGACAGCCGTCTGGTGGCCGTGAGCCGCCGCGCGGTGCTCGAGGCGGGCCGGCGCGAGCCGGAGATCCTGATGGAGATCACGCGGCGGATCTCGCGGAAGGCGCGGCTCTTCGCGATGCACATCGCCGCCGACGGCCTGCCGGCCCGCGGCCGGGTCGCCCTCATCCTCGATCACCTCGTCGAGGCCTACGGGGTGCGCTGCACCGAGGGAGTCCGACTGCGCACCCGGTACTCGCTCGACGAGCTCGCCCTGATCCTCGGCGTCACCCGGGTGACCCTGAGCCGGGAGCTCGCCCGCCTGATCGGCGAGGGGCTCGTCCTCCGCCGGGGCCGGGAGATCATCGTCCCCGACCTGGCCGCGCTGCGCGCGGTCGCCGGTGGCTACCGCCCCTGA
- a CDS encoding class I adenylate-forming enzyme family protein produces MLRTEYIATVAELMAVHEAARPERIAFADDDRTITYGALARTTARLAGHMQELGIEPGDRVLLHLDNRVEVAESYLAIPRTGAVAVCANPQAAPAEVAHILADSGARIVVTDPERLPVVRELAAGADLLAVIVVGGAAAAGELGYADLVGADAAQPPRDCLGLDDVAWMLYTSGTTGRPKGVYLTQRGCFWVVAACWAPIAGLGPDDVVLSALPLFHSYALVLCVLGVFAVGASERILPRFSVSDVAARLSGGPEGDVTVFPGVPTMFHYLLDRVGDRGLEAPALRLCVSAGAILAASVTERFEAAFGVPLLDGYGITETSTMVTMNWPTGTRVMGSCGLPLPGLTVRLVDPGTGTDVGHGEEGELWVQGPNVTPGYHDLPEATAAVLVDGWYRTGDLGRRDTHGYLRISGRTKELIIRGGENIYPAEVEEALAGAVGVQDVAVVGVPHPQLGEVPVAFVVPAGPEPLDHAAVLDSARGRLSSFKVPDRLVECRTIPRTGSGKILRFRLRQQLGG; encoded by the coding sequence ATGCTGAGGACCGAGTACATCGCCACCGTGGCGGAGCTGATGGCGGTCCACGAGGCGGCCCGGCCCGAACGGATCGCCTTCGCCGACGACGACCGCACGATCACCTACGGCGCACTGGCCCGCACGACCGCGCGGCTGGCCGGTCACATGCAGGAACTCGGGATCGAGCCCGGCGACCGCGTCCTGCTCCACCTCGACAACCGGGTCGAGGTCGCCGAGTCGTACCTCGCGATCCCGCGCACCGGCGCCGTCGCCGTCTGCGCGAACCCGCAGGCCGCCCCCGCGGAGGTCGCTCACATTCTGGCCGACAGCGGCGCGCGGATCGTCGTCACCGATCCCGAACGCCTGCCGGTGGTGCGCGAGCTGGCGGCCGGGGCGGATCTGCTCGCGGTGATCGTGGTCGGCGGGGCGGCCGCTGCCGGCGAACTCGGCTACGCCGATCTCGTCGGTGCCGACGCCGCGCAGCCGCCCCGGGACTGCCTGGGGCTCGACGACGTCGCCTGGATGCTCTACACGTCGGGCACCACCGGCCGCCCGAAGGGCGTGTACCTCACCCAGCGCGGGTGCTTCTGGGTGGTCGCCGCCTGCTGGGCGCCGATCGCCGGCCTCGGCCCGGACGACGTGGTGCTGAGCGCGCTGCCGCTGTTCCACTCCTACGCGCTCGTGCTGTGCGTGCTCGGGGTGTTCGCCGTCGGTGCGAGCGAGCGGATCCTGCCGCGGTTCTCGGTGTCCGACGTCGCCGCCCGGTTGTCCGGTGGACCGGAGGGCGACGTGACCGTGTTCCCGGGCGTCCCGACGATGTTCCACTACCTGCTCGACCGGGTCGGCGACCGCGGATTGGAGGCCCCGGCACTGCGGCTCTGCGTGTCCGCCGGCGCGATCCTGGCGGCCTCGGTCACCGAGAGGTTCGAGGCCGCGTTCGGGGTCCCGCTGCTCGACGGCTACGGGATCACCGAGACCTCGACCATGGTCACGATGAACTGGCCGACGGGGACCCGGGTGATGGGCTCCTGCGGACTGCCGCTGCCGGGGCTGACCGTGCGGCTCGTGGATCCGGGGACCGGCACGGACGTCGGCCATGGGGAGGAGGGGGAGCTGTGGGTGCAGGGACCGAACGTCACCCCCGGCTACCACGACCTGCCGGAGGCGACCGCCGCCGTGCTCGTCGACGGCTGGTACCGCACCGGCGACCTGGGCCGCCGCGACACCCACGGCTACCTGCGGATCAGCGGCCGGACCAAGGAGCTGATCATCCGGGGCGGGGAGAACATCTATCCGGCCGAGGTCGAGGAGGCGCTGGCGGGCGCCGTGGGTGTGCAGGACGTCGCGGTCGTCGGGGTCCCGCATCCACAGCTCGGCGAGGTGCCGGTCGCCTTCGTGGTCCCCGCCGGGCCGGAGCCGCTCGATCACGCCGCGGTCCTGGACTCGGCACGTGGGCGGCTCTCGTCGTTCAAGGTTCCCGACCGGCTGGTCGAATGCCGGACCATTCCGCGCACCGGCTCCGGCAAGATCCTCCGTTTCCGGCTCCGGCAGCAGCTCGGCGGCTGA
- a CDS encoding TetR/AcrR family transcriptional regulator → MTAARESVSNAAVVDAALTLFAERGYHGTALSQIAEVLEVRTPSLYNHMRSKHELLETIVGDTVRGVLDDFRRATEGRDDPLDRLYHAVLVYSRRHATHRREAIVVNRDTSSLAEPARSAMQDLRREHEHALRSIIADGMAAGRFSVDSPALASFAIREMCVSIARWYSDDGPITPEQVAREYTEFALSIVGARSS, encoded by the coding sequence GTGACGGCCGCGCGGGAGAGCGTGAGCAACGCGGCCGTCGTCGATGCCGCGCTGACCCTGTTCGCCGAGCGCGGCTACCACGGCACCGCGCTGAGCCAGATCGCCGAGGTGCTCGAGGTCCGCACACCGAGCCTCTACAACCACATGCGGTCCAAGCACGAGCTCCTGGAGACGATCGTCGGGGACACCGTCCGCGGCGTGCTCGACGACTTCCGGCGCGCCACCGAAGGACGGGACGATCCACTGGACCGGCTCTACCACGCCGTCCTGGTGTACTCCCGCCGGCACGCGACGCACCGCCGGGAGGCGATCGTGGTCAACCGGGACACCTCGAGCCTGGCCGAGCCCGCGCGCTCGGCCATGCAGGACCTGCGCCGCGAGCACGAGCACGCACTCCGTTCGATCATCGCCGACGGGATGGCGGCCGGGCGGTTCTCGGTCGACTCCCCCGCGCTGGCCTCGTTCGCCATCCGCGAGATGTGCGTCAGCATCGCCCGCTGGTACTCCGACGACGGCCCGATCACACCCGAGCAGGTCGCCCGGGAGTACACCGAGTTCGCCCTGAGCATCGTCGGAGCACGGTCGAGCTGA
- a CDS encoding Lrp/AsnC family transcriptional regulator: protein MDRIDHAILDHLVADGRISNAELAQRVGLSPSPCLRRVRALEDAGVVTGYHAAVNQAALGRGLRLLVHVDMADQRRDTVQAFEAAVGEVDEIVGCRRMFGNPDYLLDVAVSGFEAYEQLYMERLTALPGVATTTSQIIMKVVKQSPGHSPLR, encoded by the coding sequence ATGGATCGGATCGATCACGCAATCCTCGATCATCTCGTCGCGGACGGCCGGATCTCCAACGCCGAACTGGCCCAGCGGGTCGGGCTGTCCCCGTCGCCGTGCCTGCGGCGGGTCCGGGCCCTGGAGGACGCCGGAGTCGTCACCGGTTATCACGCGGCGGTGAACCAGGCGGCGCTCGGCCGCGGCCTCCGCCTGCTGGTCCACGTCGACATGGCCGATCAGCGACGCGACACCGTCCAGGCCTTCGAGGCGGCCGTGGGGGAAGTGGACGAGATCGTCGGCTGCCGGCGCATGTTCGGGAACCCGGACTACCTGCTCGACGTCGCGGTCAGCGGGTTCGAGGCCTACGAGCAGCTGTACATGGAACGCCTGACCGCGCTGCCCGGCGTCGCGACGACCACGTCGCAGATCATCATGAAGGTGGTCAAGCAGTCCCCGGGGCACTCACCGCTGCGCTGA
- a CDS encoding SRPBCC family protein, with product MDLTHTFTVSEPVDRAWAVITDLERVAPCLPGATMLGVDGEAYRGAVAVKVGPVTARYEGIARFTERDDAARHAVIRAEGRDVGGQGNAAATIDIRLREQGSGTEVAVVTDLDLAGRVAQFGRGVISDVSSKLIGRFARRLEAEMAGGSTGGSAVDPAVDPAADPAADGRAGAGDGTAGRAGAAPGVPAPTVTGPAQRRAPQEAEPLDLLATGGGVVGAVVGSLARRHALPLGTALLGLVLGVLVGRARRRPGPPRHAGQAGAPVLQLVLPGTHIRLPEESR from the coding sequence ATGGACCTGACGCACACGTTCACCGTCTCCGAGCCCGTGGACCGGGCCTGGGCGGTGATCACAGATCTCGAACGGGTCGCCCCGTGCCTGCCCGGCGCGACGATGCTGGGCGTCGACGGCGAGGCCTACCGCGGCGCCGTCGCGGTGAAGGTCGGACCGGTGACCGCCCGCTACGAGGGCATCGCCCGGTTCACCGAGCGCGACGACGCGGCGCGCCACGCCGTCATCCGGGCCGAGGGGCGCGACGTCGGCGGTCAGGGCAACGCCGCCGCGACCATCGACATCCGGCTGCGCGAGCAGGGCTCCGGTACCGAGGTCGCCGTCGTGACCGACCTCGATCTCGCCGGGCGGGTCGCCCAGTTCGGCCGAGGCGTGATCTCCGACGTCAGCAGCAAGCTGATCGGCCGGTTCGCCCGCCGGCTCGAGGCGGAGATGGCCGGCGGCTCCACCGGTGGCAGCGCCGTCGACCCGGCCGTCGACCCGGCCGCCGACCCGGCCGCCGACGGCCGAGCCGGAGCCGGTGACGGTACTGCCGGCCGGGCCGGAGCCGCGCCGGGCGTCCCGGCACCGACGGTGACCGGACCGGCGCAGCGGCGTGCACCGCAGGAGGCCGAGCCACTCGATCTACTCGCCACCGGCGGCGGCGTCGTCGGGGCGGTCGTCGGGTCGCTGGCCCGGCGGCACGCGCTTCCCCTCGGCACCGCCCTGCTCGGGCTCGTGCTCGGAGTGCTCGTCGGGCGCGCCCGGCGGCGCCCGGGCCCGCCACGCCACGCCGGGCAGGCGGGAGCGCCGGTCCTCCAGCTCGTCCTGCCCGGCACCCACATCCGTCTCCCGGAGGAGAGCCGATGA
- a CDS encoding pyridoxal phosphate-dependent decarboxylase family protein, with protein sequence MSLILDDAERRRANDLLARFLDGYERNLDDTPIVPEIDRDTLQELMHEGFPATGTGVEGFFRDLDERIVPNSTAVSHPRFLAYVLGPPTGIAAYAEAVAATLNQNCNFWQLSPAASVIERTVIGWLASRFGFDQERAGGILTGGGSIATLNALTVALHARRPDFRATGLQAGRAPLVLYTSAEAHRCVDKAAGILGIGLDHVRHIPTDDRLRMRVDLLAEAVRADRAAGLEPFCVVATAGTVTTGSVDPLGEIADLAEAEDLWLHVDGAYGALFVLAEPVAEMFREIRRADSVALDPHKLLFAPLEAGCLLVRDAATLRAAYAYSSSYLTVAQDPLMHDYMDHGPQLSRSFKALKIWAALRTFGTDAFGSALTGMLELAGHLGRRVTAEPGLELMAPVTLTAVCIRLPGLSGPEHTTLLARLAEEGTALLGPAVVGGAHGIRVCITNHRTTRADIDAIVDRLAELSRA encoded by the coding sequence ATGAGCCTGATTCTCGACGACGCCGAGCGCCGCCGGGCGAACGATCTGCTCGCCCGGTTCCTGGACGGGTACGAGCGGAACCTGGACGACACGCCGATCGTCCCCGAGATCGACCGGGACACCCTGCAGGAGCTGATGCACGAGGGGTTCCCGGCCACCGGTACCGGCGTGGAGGGCTTCTTCCGCGATCTCGACGAGCGCATCGTCCCCAACTCGACCGCGGTGTCGCACCCGCGGTTCCTCGCCTACGTCCTCGGGCCGCCCACCGGGATCGCCGCCTACGCCGAGGCGGTCGCGGCCACCCTGAACCAGAACTGCAACTTCTGGCAGCTCTCCCCCGCGGCCAGCGTGATCGAGCGAACCGTGATCGGCTGGCTGGCGAGCCGGTTCGGGTTCGACCAGGAGCGCGCGGGCGGGATCCTCACCGGTGGGGGCTCGATCGCCACGCTCAACGCCCTGACCGTCGCGCTGCACGCCCGCCGGCCGGACTTCCGGGCGACGGGCCTGCAGGCCGGCCGCGCGCCCCTGGTGCTCTACACCTCCGCCGAGGCGCACCGGTGCGTCGACAAGGCGGCGGGGATTCTCGGCATCGGGCTGGACCACGTGCGGCACATCCCGACCGACGATCGCCTGCGGATGCGCGTCGATCTGCTGGCCGAGGCTGTACGGGCGGACCGCGCGGCCGGCCTCGAACCGTTCTGCGTCGTCGCCACCGCCGGAACGGTGACCACCGGATCGGTCGACCCGCTCGGTGAGATCGCCGATCTCGCCGAGGCCGAGGACCTGTGGCTGCACGTCGACGGGGCGTACGGCGCGTTGTTCGTCCTCGCCGAGCCGGTCGCGGAGATGTTCCGCGAGATCCGCCGCGCCGACTCCGTCGCCCTGGATCCCCACAAGCTGCTGTTCGCCCCGCTGGAGGCGGGCTGCCTGCTCGTGCGCGACGCCGCGACGCTGCGCGCGGCCTACGCCTACTCCTCGTCGTACCTCACCGTCGCGCAGGACCCACTGATGCACGACTACATGGACCACGGCCCGCAGCTGTCCCGCAGCTTCAAGGCCCTCAAGATCTGGGCGGCGCTGCGGACGTTCGGCACCGACGCGTTCGGATCGGCGCTGACCGGAATGCTGGAGCTCGCCGGGCACCTGGGCAGGCGGGTCACGGCCGAGCCGGGTCTGGAGCTGATGGCGCCGGTGACCCTGACCGCCGTCTGCATCCGCCTGCCGGGACTGTCGGGGCCGGAGCACACGACGCTGCTGGCCCGGCTCGCCGAGGAGGGCACCGCCCTGCTGGGCCCGGCGGTCGTCGGCGGTGCGCACGGGATCCGGGTCTGCATCACCAACCACCGCACGACCCGGGCCGACATCGACGCGATCGTCGACCGCCTCGCCGAGCTGTCGCGTGCCTGA
- a CDS encoding TetR/AcrR family transcriptional regulator gives MAPADVRRSGPRTDRTAVTTESVLDAALTLFAERGYHGTAVSQVAAALGVRTPSLYNHMSSKQELLETLVGRTLDDVHAEFDEAVAGLDTPADQLRAAVRVYARRHATHRREALVVNRDTTSLPEPALSRMRQRRRDHETAVRAVISRGIEDGSFSVGNAGLASFAILEMSVSIARWFREDGPRTAEQVADEYAEFALRVVRFRP, from the coding sequence ATGGCGCCAGCCGATGTGCGACGCAGCGGGCCACGGACCGATCGGACGGCCGTCACCACCGAATCGGTCCTCGACGCGGCACTGACCCTGTTCGCCGAGCGTGGCTACCACGGCACCGCCGTCAGCCAGGTCGCCGCCGCGCTCGGGGTGCGCACCCCGAGCCTCTACAACCACATGTCGTCCAAACAGGAGCTGCTGGAGACCCTCGTGGGGCGGACCCTCGACGACGTGCACGCCGAGTTCGACGAGGCCGTCGCCGGTCTCGACACCCCCGCCGACCAGCTGCGCGCCGCGGTCCGGGTCTACGCCCGGCGCCACGCCACCCACCGCCGCGAGGCGCTCGTGGTCAACCGGGACACCACGAGCCTGCCGGAACCGGCGCTGAGCCGGATGCGCCAACGGCGCCGCGACCACGAGACCGCGGTCCGCGCCGTCATCTCCCGCGGCATCGAGGACGGTTCGTTCTCGGTCGGCAACGCCGGACTGGCGTCCTTCGCGATCCTGGAGATGAGCGTCAGCATCGCCCGCTGGTTCCGGGAGGACGGGCCCCGGACCGCCGAACAGGTCGCCGACGAGTACGCGGAGTTCGCCCTGCGGGTCGTGAGGTTCCGCCCGTGA